The following are encoded in a window of Geobacter metallireducens GS-15 genomic DNA:
- a CDS encoding type II toxin-antitoxin system HicA family toxin: protein MKRKNLKTLESIFAHPVPGNVQWPDILALFKELGAEITEREGSRVGVRLFGDRRVFHRPHPSPDTDKGAVASIRKWLEENGVKP from the coding sequence ATGAAAAGAAAAAATCTCAAAACACTGGAATCGATCTTTGCTCACCCGGTTCCCGGTAACGTTCAGTGGCCGGATATTCTTGCACTTTTCAAAGAGCTTGGGGCTGAGATCACCGAGCGAGAAGGTTCCCGCGTCGGGGTTCGTCTATTTGGTGATCGACGAGTATTCCACCGTCCACATCCTTCGCCGGACACGGACAAAGGAGCAGTCGCTTCCATTCGGAAGTGGCTTGAAGAGAATGGAGTGAAACCATGA
- a CDS encoding type II toxin-antitoxin system HicB family antitoxin, which produces MNNMTINDYDAVISYDPEINMFRGEFVGINGGADFYASTVDDLRKEGEISLKAFLEMCAEEGVEPRKHFSGKFNLRVPPALHQRLAAQAAAHGKSINAWVVELLSECAVRGH; this is translated from the coding sequence ATGAACAATATGACCATAAACGACTATGACGCAGTCATTTCATATGACCCGGAAATCAACATGTTCCGGGGAGAGTTTGTTGGAATCAATGGTGGTGCAGACTTCTACGCAAGTACTGTTGACGATCTTCGGAAAGAAGGCGAAATATCCCTCAAGGCTTTTCTCGAAATGTGCGCCGAAGAAGGGGTTGAGCCGCGCAAACACTTCTCCGGAAAGTTCAACTTGCGGGTACCTCCCGCGTTGCATCAGCGACTCGCTGCACAAGCTGCTGCTCACGGCAAGAGTATCAATGCCTGGGTTGTTGAACTCTTGTCAGAGTGTGCAGTTCGCGGCCACTGA
- a CDS encoding pentapeptide repeat-containing protein, whose translation MIDRAKALGECEECDFAHADLEGVDLKGVKLDDSNFAGANLSGAKIEDCGECDFSDADLTNALMERASLDEAIFVRANVSAAKCEVLAAM comes from the coding sequence GTGATCGATCGCGCAAAGGCCCTCGGAGAATGCGAGGAATGCGACTTTGCCCATGCCGACCTGGAGGGAGTCGACCTTAAGGGGGTGAAACTGGACGATTCCAATTTCGCCGGGGCCAACCTCAGCGGAGCGAAAATTGAAGATTGCGGTGAGTGCGACTTCTCCGACGCCGATCTGACAAATGCCCTCATGGAACGGGCAAGCCTGGACGAGGCGATATTCGTCAGAGCCAACGTGAGCGCGGCCAAGTGCGAAGTGTTAGCGGCAATGTAA
- a CDS encoding PEP-CTERM sorting domain-containing protein: protein MKEHMMQAVTGLFCGLALLAQASVSWGVTLMTENSIDTISFSLPTNAPNAPLSITYGDFESNVSGRIYDNTGALVASGAASNTGSFNGAIDGSIGSSVPVYSTSNRFARVNSATELTPLIGNPDPLADPLNSIFTVIGSTMAGSLGGHSVRAMDSAQYLQFLNVNGTGTGALTASANYIYTFTLGVSPFGEPPFTTNGMTQVHFEMGTFTGSILNYVLNPLVTFDSPLFSMSLLDMADPLNGMDILNLFTSDPLTVNGGSSYYFLARANTDTAVNSVPEPGTIMLVGSGLLGVFLFRKRITGISF, encoded by the coding sequence ATGAAAGAACACATGATGCAGGCGGTAACTGGTTTATTTTGCGGGTTGGCGCTGCTGGCGCAGGCGTCGGTGTCGTGGGGTGTCACGCTCATGACCGAAAACAGCATCGACACGATTTCTTTTTCGTTGCCGACCAACGCTCCAAATGCCCCATTGAGCATTACGTATGGGGACTTTGAGAGCAATGTGTCGGGCCGAATTTATGACAACACGGGTGCGTTGGTGGCTTCGGGAGCCGCATCCAACACCGGCAGCTTCAACGGAGCAATTGACGGGTCCATAGGCTCATCGGTTCCCGTTTACTCGACAAGTAACCGCTTTGCACGTGTCAACTCAGCCACGGAGTTGACGCCTTTGATCGGGAATCCCGACCCTCTGGCCGACCCGTTGAATTCGATATTTACCGTTATCGGATCGACCATGGCCGGATCGTTGGGGGGGCACAGTGTGCGCGCCATGGACTCAGCCCAGTATCTCCAGTTCTTGAACGTCAATGGAACCGGAACCGGTGCCTTGACGGCCAGTGCGAATTACATTTACACCTTCACTCTGGGCGTTAGCCCGTTCGGAGAGCCGCCTTTTACCACAAACGGCATGACGCAAGTACATTTTGAGATGGGAACATTTACTGGATCGATACTCAATTACGTGCTCAACCCGCTGGTTACTTTTGATTCCCCTCTCTTTTCCATGTCCCTCCTTGACATGGCAGATCCGCTCAATGGCATGGATATATTGAATCTGTTTACCTCGGATCCCCTTACGGTGAATGGAGGCTCATCTTACTATTTCCTTGCCCGGGCGAACACCGATACCGCAGTGAATTCCGTACCTGAGCCGGGGACCATCATGCTTGTCGGTTCCGGTCTCCTGGGAGTGTTCCTGTTCAGAAAAAGAATAACTGGAATCTCCTTTTAG
- a CDS encoding IS481-like element ISGme9 family transposase encodes MEDKNKQLRVLAVQRFRNGETPESICTSLGKSRSWLYKWVARQNGDDPVWSDERSRCPQSMPNRTTAEIEEIVKMVRLNLYNKGLFCGAQAILWELEDLGVKPLPSTRTINRILARNELTHRRTGKYEAKGTLYPVLPSALPNQTHQADLVGPCYLTGPIRFYSLNVVDTATVRCGLHSSRSKAGQMVIDGLWEVWKRLGIPERLQVDNAMSFFGSPTHPRGMGPLIRLCLHNDVEPWFIPMAEPWRNGMIEKFNDRYQQRFLGKVIMTSEEELKVGSLTFEQRHNSKYRYSKLKGSTPLKALATSHVQLRFPTEDEPPRHRLKKPEVGKYHAVRLIRSDLKLNIFGECFSVPPETALEYVVATIDVKEQKLKLFLDKNQVEEFDYKLR; translated from the coding sequence ATGGAAGATAAAAACAAGCAGCTTCGGGTGTTGGCCGTTCAACGGTTCAGAAACGGCGAAACCCCGGAATCAATTTGCACATCACTCGGCAAGTCTCGTTCCTGGCTATACAAATGGGTTGCTCGCCAGAATGGAGATGACCCTGTATGGAGTGACGAGCGATCCCGATGCCCACAATCCATGCCGAACCGTACAACGGCAGAGATTGAAGAAATCGTCAAAATGGTTCGCCTCAATCTCTACAACAAGGGCTTGTTCTGTGGTGCACAGGCCATCCTGTGGGAGTTGGAGGACCTGGGTGTCAAGCCGTTGCCTTCTACCAGAACCATCAATCGGATTCTTGCAAGGAATGAACTGACACATCGGCGCACCGGCAAATACGAAGCCAAAGGGACGCTTTACCCAGTTCTGCCGTCAGCGTTGCCGAACCAGACGCACCAAGCTGATCTCGTTGGTCCATGCTATCTGACAGGGCCAATTCGCTTCTACAGCCTGAATGTTGTCGATACAGCAACCGTCAGGTGCGGGTTGCACTCATCTCGGTCCAAAGCTGGTCAGATGGTCATTGACGGTTTGTGGGAAGTCTGGAAACGACTAGGCATCCCAGAACGACTCCAGGTTGACAATGCCATGTCATTCTTCGGCAGCCCGACACATCCCCGCGGCATGGGACCACTGATTCGTCTTTGCCTGCATAACGATGTCGAACCATGGTTCATACCCATGGCTGAACCATGGAGAAACGGCATGATCGAAAAGTTCAACGACCGGTACCAACAACGGTTCCTCGGCAAAGTCATCATGACTTCAGAAGAGGAATTGAAAGTCGGCTCACTGACCTTTGAGCAGCGACACAACAGCAAGTATCGCTACAGCAAGCTAAAGGGGAGTACGCCGCTGAAAGCACTGGCCACCTCGCATGTGCAACTGAGGTTCCCGACTGAGGATGAACCTCCCAGGCATCGCCTGAAGAAGCCAGAAGTCGGAAAATATCATGCTGTCCGCCTTATCCGCAGTGACCTGAAGCTGAACATCTTCGGCGAATGCTTCTCGGTTCCACCGGAGACAGCGCTTGAATACGTGGTGGCGACTATCGATGTCAAAGAACAGAAACTGAAACTCTTCCTGGATAAAAATCAGGTCGAGGAATTCGATTACAAACTGCGGTGA
- a CDS encoding pentapeptide repeat-containing protein: MGQFSIAVDSEGAYIHHSRFNGANFTGADMKKVNIEKGNFTDANLTNASFTGAKLRYATFKGAVLKGADFSFADLSYTDLSSLDLGGANFRGANLEGTTLTGATFNRADFRGADLTRSRYGVTTVYDSSSSRLVEDFAPVTCAELQDAGATIDSTTKCVKGH, translated from the coding sequence GTGGGTCAATTTTCGATTGCCGTTGACAGCGAAGGGGCCTACATCCACCATTCCAGGTTCAACGGCGCCAATTTTACCGGCGCCGACATGAAGAAGGTGAATATTGAAAAAGGGAACTTCACCGACGCCAACCTGACAAATGCCAGTTTTACGGGGGCAAAGCTCAGATACGCGACATTCAAGGGCGCCGTTCTGAAAGGAGCGGATTTCTCCTTCGCAGACTTGTCCTATACCGACCTCAGTTCCCTGGATCTGGGAGGGGCAAATTTCCGGGGCGCCAACCTGGAGGGGACGACACTGACGGGGGCCACGTTCAACCGTGCGGATTTCAGGGGAGCAGACCTGACCCGTTCCCGCTACGGTGTGACGACCGTTTATGATTCTTCTTCAAGCAGATTGGTTGAAGATTTCGCGCCGGTCACTTGCGCTGAACTTCAAGATGCTGGAGCGACAATCGATTCGACGACGAAGTGCGTGAAGGGGCATTAA
- a CDS encoding STM3941 family protein, producing MNLDDQRVIELSKNKIFLLFLGAWVFVTIGIWLLQMDSAEIESSRRFNSPLFVHAIGVMGILFFGFVGVSWANKLFRKESGLILSPAGIVDNSCGWSAGFIPWSEIVGLDIIQVQYQKIIIIKVTNPNKYIEDRGIVKRVFNSANLKMYGSPITLTSSSLKISFNDLVDECRAYFAKYGGNA from the coding sequence ATGAATCTAGATGATCAAAGAGTAATTGAATTAAGCAAGAATAAAATCTTTCTACTGTTTTTAGGTGCGTGGGTATTTGTCACTATAGGGATTTGGTTGCTCCAAATGGATTCAGCCGAAATAGAATCTTCTCGTCGCTTTAATAGTCCACTATTTGTTCACGCTATTGGGGTGATGGGAATCTTATTCTTTGGCTTTGTGGGAGTGTCTTGGGCCAATAAACTTTTCCGAAAAGAATCCGGTCTTATCTTGAGTCCAGCAGGGATAGTTGACAATTCCTGTGGATGGTCAGCGGGATTTATTCCATGGTCTGAAATTGTAGGCTTAGACATAATCCAGGTTCAATATCAAAAAATAATTATCATTAAGGTAACCAACCCTAATAAATATATCGAAGATAGAGGCATCGTAAAGCGAGTCTTCAACAGCGCGAATTTAAAGATGTATGGTAGTCCAATCACATTAACATCGAGCTCTTTGAAAATCAGTTTCAACGACTTGGTCGATGAGTGCCGTGCATATTTTGCAAAGTATGGGGGAAATGCCTAA
- a CDS encoding DUF4410 domain-containing protein, giving the protein MFAKVRNASMVFLCAMFLAACSSSGTFTMKQALIEPINNQKTVSIWVKSDKVPESEKEDAKKACSSLQEKLYARLVSEGLFKSSVIYPNKGDYSLEVDVLGVRLVSNTARLWLGVMAGASGIETNVLLRDETGKVLAEFNADGSSATHPMSSESGSDNAVNELATEIAQALKQR; this is encoded by the coding sequence ATGTTTGCAAAAGTCAGAAATGCGTCCATGGTGTTCCTTTGTGCGATGTTTTTAGCTGCATGTAGCTCATCAGGTACATTCACAATGAAGCAAGCGTTGATTGAACCGATTAACAATCAAAAAACTGTGTCTATCTGGGTTAAATCCGATAAAGTTCCCGAAAGTGAAAAAGAAGACGCAAAGAAGGCTTGTAGTTCACTTCAAGAAAAATTGTATGCACGCCTTGTCTCTGAAGGTTTGTTTAAATCTTCAGTCATTTACCCCAATAAAGGGGACTATAGTTTGGAAGTGGACGTACTTGGCGTGCGATTGGTTTCAAATACTGCACGGTTATGGTTGGGCGTAATGGCAGGCGCAAGCGGGATTGAAACAAACGTTTTGTTACGTGACGAAACAGGCAAAGTTTTAGCTGAGTTCAATGCAGATGGAAGTTCTGCTACGCACCCAATGTCTTCTGAAAGTGGGTCAGACAATGCTGTTAATGAGCTTGCTACCGAGATTGCACAAGCTTTAAAACAGAGATAG
- the istA gene encoding IS21-like element ISGme4 family transposase: MIGKEECMEVRILKKQGKSIREISRITGLCRNTVRKFLRSTADPRYKERAKRPGKLDPFKAFLEERVKAALPHRIPAPVLAREIASFGYDGCERTVRTFLATLYSRVTPEPVVRFETEPGKQMQADWCELRRGKHPLYAFVGTLGFSRDSFVVFTTSQAFDVLRECHEMAFSFFGGVPREVLYDNMKTVVLERNAFGEGKHRFHSGLWDTAKHFGFIPRLCKPYRAKTKGKVERFNRYLRYSFYYPLVSRLKQAGLTLDVATANIEVRNWLNDVANCRIHGETSERPCDRLKIERAAMSPLPPRVKVEQGKPEVITPMPWPVIPLQRPASFYDQILQEGRL; this comes from the coding sequence ATGATCGGAAAGGAAGAGTGTATGGAAGTCAGAATTCTCAAGAAACAGGGCAAAAGCATCCGGGAGATCTCGCGGATCACCGGGCTATGCCGAAACACGGTCAGGAAGTTCCTCAGATCAACGGCCGATCCCAGATACAAAGAACGGGCGAAGCGGCCGGGGAAGCTAGATCCATTTAAAGCCTTTCTCGAAGAGCGGGTGAAGGCGGCGCTGCCACACCGGATTCCTGCTCCGGTGCTTGCTCGGGAAATTGCCAGCTTTGGCTACGATGGCTGCGAGCGCACCGTAAGAACGTTTTTGGCGACACTTTACTCCCGTGTCACTCCGGAGCCGGTTGTCCGGTTTGAAACGGAGCCCGGCAAGCAGATGCAAGCCGACTGGTGCGAATTGCGCAGGGGTAAACACCCATTGTACGCGTTCGTTGGAACCCTTGGTTTCAGCCGCGATTCGTTCGTCGTCTTCACCACCAGCCAGGCCTTTGATGTCCTTCGTGAGTGCCATGAGATGGCATTTTCCTTCTTCGGCGGCGTCCCGCGTGAAGTGCTCTATGACAACATGAAGACTGTGGTTCTGGAGCGAAACGCCTTCGGCGAGGGCAAGCACCGCTTCCACTCCGGCCTGTGGGACACAGCCAAGCATTTCGGGTTTATCCCCCGGCTGTGCAAGCCGTACCGCGCCAAGACCAAGGGAAAGGTCGAGCGGTTCAACCGCTACCTGCGGTACAGCTTCTACTATCCGCTGGTCTCGCGCCTTAAGCAGGCAGGATTAACTCTCGATGTCGCGACCGCCAACATCGAGGTCCGTAACTGGCTTAATGACGTAGCCAACTGCCGAATCCATGGCGAGACCAGCGAGCGCCCCTGCGATCGTCTCAAGATCGAGCGCGCGGCAATGTCGCCGCTGCCGCCAAGGGTTAAGGTTGAGCAGGGCAAGCCGGAAGTCATCACTCCCATGCCGTGGCCGGTGATCCCACTTCAGCGCCCCGCCTCCTTCTATGATCAGATCCTTCAGGAGGGGCGGCTATGA
- the istB gene encoding IS21-like element ISGme4 family helper ATPase IstB: MSDIQHQRMVTLCDDLKFLAVTDVYADLADAAAKQESSYIDYLEQVLKAENDVRQGRSRHTMAKLAGFPAIKTLEDYDFDFATGAPKQRILDLSAMAFLERRENVILLGPSGTGKTHLAIALGYRATQCGVKVRFISAADLMLQLESAQRQGRYKEVMRRSVLGPRLLIIDEIGYLPFSETQANLFFQVIAKRYETGSVILTSNLSFGEWEQAFGGNTALTSAMLDRLLHHAHVIQIRGDSYRLKEKRRAGILGQQLPTPQMDD, from the coding sequence ATGAGCGACATCCAGCACCAGCGTATGGTCACCCTCTGCGACGACTTGAAGTTTCTGGCGGTGACCGATGTGTACGCCGACCTTGCCGATGCTGCGGCAAAGCAGGAGTCGTCATACATCGACTATCTCGAGCAGGTACTCAAGGCCGAGAACGACGTCCGGCAGGGGCGCTCGCGCCACACCATGGCAAAGCTCGCGGGCTTTCCCGCGATCAAGACCCTTGAGGATTATGACTTCGATTTTGCCACCGGCGCCCCGAAGCAGCGAATCCTGGACCTATCGGCAATGGCGTTTCTGGAGCGTCGGGAGAATGTAATCCTGCTCGGTCCCAGCGGTACCGGCAAGACTCACCTCGCCATTGCCCTCGGCTACCGGGCAACCCAGTGCGGCGTGAAGGTGCGCTTCATTTCCGCTGCGGACCTGATGCTGCAACTCGAAAGCGCCCAGCGCCAGGGGCGGTACAAGGAAGTAATGCGGCGCAGTGTCCTGGGGCCGAGACTACTCATCATCGACGAGATTGGATACCTTCCGTTCAGCGAAACACAGGCAAACCTGTTCTTTCAGGTGATCGCCAAAAGGTACGAAACAGGTTCCGTCATCCTCACCTCGAACCTGAGCTTTGGGGAATGGGAACAGGCTTTCGGCGGCAACACGGCACTCACATCAGCAATGCTCGACCGGTTGCTGCACCACGCCCATGTCATTCAGATCAGGGGTGACAGCTACCGATTGAAAGAGAAGCGCCGAGCTGGCATTCTCGGGCAGCAACTGCCGACACCCCAGATGGATGATTAA